The window AGATTCATTGCATTTCGCCCGATGATCTGCTAGAAAAATTCTGTAGTTACGATTGATCTCGCCTTTGGGTCTTGAGCTGCAAGGAGTTGCTGGATGCGCTGGCATTCAAGGGAATTGTGTGTGCAGTTGGTCTTGGTTGTTGGTTTACTCTGCGCGGTGGATGGCTGTTCCAGTAAACCGAAACCCACGGCCGATGCCAAAGCGGTCAGCGGCACCGACGAGCAAATCTTCCTGGGCGATACGATCGAGAAGAACTACGATCCCAACGTCATTATGAAGCGCGGCGAGGCCTTTTTTGACAAGGAAGAATTCGCCGAGGCGATCATCGAATACCAGCATTTTCTGGAGCTGCATCGTGCCCACCCGCTGGCCGTATATGCACAATTCCGGTTAGCCGAAAGCCATCTCCGGATGGGAAAATCGATCGACCGGGACCCGGACCCCATCCAAAAGTCGATTGCCGCCTTCGAGAAGTTGCGCAAGGACTTCCCCAACAGCAAATACGAAACCCAGGCTCTTCAACGATTGGCTGATTGCCACGATTGGCTCGCGCAGACCCACTTGTTTGTCGGCCAATTCTACTACCGCCGTTCCTCCTACCTCGCGGCGGCGCATCGCTTCGACCTGATTATGAAAGACTATCCTGACAAGAAGGTGGCCCCGGAAGCCCTGTACTATCTGGCGATGACCTATCAGGAACTTGGCGCGAAGGACTGGGCCGTGGAAAAACTTCAGCTCCTCGCCGAAAAATATCCGCAGAGCGAGGTGGCGGACAGCGGCCGTCGCCTACTGTCCAAATTGGAGAAACAGGTTGCCTCGCCGCCGCCAGTGGTCGCCGCGAACACCCCGCCTCAACGTGAGCCGAGCGAGCCTGCCAACCGGCTCCTGGCGGCTTCTGTCCCGGAAGCGAGTCTTGCCGCTCCCATGTCGCCGGCCATTCCTGACCTGAAACCGACTCCGAGTGCATCCCTGCGCCAGCCATTTGTCGCCTGCCGGCTCGGCGCCTGGTGTTGAGTCTCGGCTGCTGACCGATCCCTCGTTCACCGCATCTGCAACGCTTCGAGAAGGAGGTCATTGACCGACGCCTTCAGCCGCTGTTTCGCTTCAGGCAGAAACTGCGCGGCGGTCGTGTGCCCCTGCAATACCTTGAAATAGGCCTGCACCACCTCCTGATAGCGACGCAGCAATGTAAAGGCGAGACGGGGAAAGGTGTAGACAACTCTCGCAATACGACCTGTCACACGAAAGTCCGGAAGAATCTCTCGCTCCAACGCCGCCTCATAGGCAAGCAGTGATTCCGCACCGATCCGCTTCTCTTCCAGAATCGCTCGAGCGACCATCTGCCCGGACCGGACCGCGTAGTAGATGCCCTCCCCGAACAACGGATCGACCAAATGCCCCGCATCACCGATCAACGCCGCACGTCCGCGGACAAAGAGGGAGTGGCCATTCTTTGCGTCCCACCCTTCTGGTTCTGAGTAGGCGGGAATCGGGTGCCCAAGCGGGCGTGGAACGTCCCACCCCCTCAGGTTCGCCCCTTCCTGCACGAACCGATCGAAGGTTGCGCGAAGACTCGTCGCTTTCCGACGAAATTCTCCCACGCCCACTGAGAGACAGTCTCGCTTCGGAAAAATCCATCCATAGCCATGCCGAGCCGCGCCCACATCCACGAGAATCGTCCCCGCGCCGGGGAAATCTCGCCCATCACGGATCTGCACTTCGCTTTCCAGCGCAGGAGCCCGATACTGCGAGCGGTTCGGAAACAGGTGTCGTGCGACCAGACTATTGGCCCCGTCCGCACCGATCACCAGCTGCGCGCGAAATCGCCCATGCCCGGTGACCACCTCCACGCCACTGCTATCCTGAGAAATCTCGTCTACACCGGCATCGGTACGAATGTCGGCTCCCGCTTCTATCGCCTGTTGCACCAGATAGTGATCGAACCGATCGCGCATGACCATATAGGCGATGGGCTCTGAGGCATGAATCACCAGCGGATCCCGGCCTCGATGGACAAACTGCACACCCGTGATGGTCTGCTCAACAACTGACCGAAAACCTGGGTCCAACAATTGTTCGATACGCGCCGAGAGGCCGCCGCCGCATACTTTGTAACGCGGATGAGTATCCCTCTCCAAACCGAGCACCGCCAGGCCACCACGACTGAGCACCGCCGCAGCGGTGGCGCCTGCAGGCCCCAGGCCGACAACCACCACATCATACGCTGTACACATCTCGCCACCAGTCATATGCGACCGACCATGTGTTGATGTCCTCCGGCAGGGAGCCTGCGCGAAAAGCCGGCCGTGATACGACGGGAATGTTCGGAAAGAACCAGACGGGAAAACGCAGACCCGGATTACTGCCCGAGATACCAACCGATCCCGTATCGCTCGAGAAAGCTCGTGATCATGGTCAGCGAATTGGCATAGATCATCACACCCACGACAATGAGGAGGACCCCGCTGACGGTGGAGACGCCCCAAAGGTAGGTGCGCACTTCTTTGAAGTAACTGAGAAATCGATCCACGCCCAACGCGGTCAGAAACAGCGGCAGCGCCAACCCCAAAGAATAACATGTGAGCAAGATGATCCCGCTCATCATCGATTCCGTCGTGCTGGCATAGAGCAGAATCGTTCCCAAGACAGGTCCCACACAGGGGGTCCATCCCGCCGCGAACGCGACACCGATCAAGAACGAGCCCAGCAACCCGGCCGGCCGGTTACGAAACTGGTACCGGTGTTCCATCTTCAGAAAATTGAGATTCAGCACGCCCAACAAATACAGACCAAACACAATCACCACGATCCCCCCGAAGCGTCGCAGATGCTCCTGGTAGGTGATCAACGCCTGGCCCAACAGGCTTGCCGACGCCCCGAATGCCACAAACACCGCGGAGAATCCGGCGATAAACAGAAGAGAATTGACGACGATCGCCTTGCGGAATCGGCTGCGTTCCGAGACATCGGTCAATTGTTCAATCGACAGCCCGGTGATGTAGGAAATGTACGAGGGCACGAGGGGCAGCACACAGGGAGACACGAACGATAACAACCCGGCAGAAAACGCAGCCACCAGTGAGATCGATTGCACCGAGTCAGTCATGCGAGGACTCCTGGACGAGCGCTTCGACTAGACGTTTTCCCGCCGGCGCACTC is drawn from Nitrospira sp. and contains these coding sequences:
- a CDS encoding geranylgeranyl reductase family protein, whose product is MCTAYDVVVVGLGPAGATAAAVLSRGGLAVLGLERDTHPRYKVCGGGLSARIEQLLDPGFRSVVEQTITGVQFVHRGRDPLVIHASEPIAYMVMRDRFDHYLVQQAIEAGADIRTDAGVDEISQDSSGVEVVTGHGRFRAQLVIGADGANSLVARHLFPNRSQYRAPALESEVQIRDGRDFPGAGTILVDVGAARHGYGWIFPKRDCLSVGVGEFRRKATSLRATFDRFVQEGANLRGWDVPRPLGHPIPAYSEPEGWDAKNGHSLFVRGRAALIGDAGHLVDPLFGEGIYYAVRSGQMVARAILEEKRIGAESLLAYEAALEREILPDFRVTGRIARVVYTFPRLAFTLLRRYQEVVQAYFKVLQGHTTAAQFLPEAKQRLKASVNDLLLEALQMR
- the bamD gene encoding outer membrane protein assembly factor BamD; amino-acid sequence: MRWHSRELCVQLVLVVGLLCAVDGCSSKPKPTADAKAVSGTDEQIFLGDTIEKNYDPNVIMKRGEAFFDKEEFAEAIIEYQHFLELHRAHPLAVYAQFRLAESHLRMGKSIDRDPDPIQKSIAAFEKLRKDFPNSKYETQALQRLADCHDWLAQTHLFVGQFYYRRSSYLAAAHRFDLIMKDYPDKKVAPEALYYLAMTYQELGAKDWAVEKLQLLAEKYPQSEVADSGRRLLSKLEKQVASPPPVVAANTPPQREPSEPANRLLAASVPEASLAAPMSPAIPDLKPTPSASLRQPFVACRLGAWC
- a CDS encoding cytochrome c biogenesis protein CcdA, which produces MTDSVQSISLVAAFSAGLLSFVSPCVLPLVPSYISYITGLSIEQLTDVSERSRFRKAIVVNSLLFIAGFSAVFVAFGASASLLGQALITYQEHLRRFGGIVVIVFGLYLLGVLNLNFLKMEHRYQFRNRPAGLLGSFLIGVAFAAGWTPCVGPVLGTILLYASTTESMMSGIILLTCYSLGLALPLFLTALGVDRFLSYFKEVRTYLWGVSTVSGVLLIVVGVMIYANSLTMITSFLERYGIGWYLGQ